Genomic segment of Wolbachia endosymbiont (group A) of Longitarsus flavicornis:
ATTACCCGAAGTTATCACTCAAATGCGTTCATTAAATCAAAAGAAATTATTATTTATCTATGATCGTGGTTATCCTTCAGTAAAATTCATTCAGCAGCATTATGATTTGGAAGTAGATTTTATTTTTCGCTTGCAAAAAAGAAATTATAGCAAGCTATGGGAACGAATTGCATCTGGAGAATTAGATTTCGATTTTATATTAGAAAATGAAAAGCTAAAAAATAAAATGAAAGGACAGAAAGTAAGAGTTATAGTGCTGACATTAGCCAACGGAGAAACAGAGGTATTGATTACTTCACTTTTTGACCGAGTAAAATTTACTTTGGAAGATATCAGCAAAGCTTATGTGTTAAGGTGGCATATAGAGGAGTGCTATAAACGACTCAAAATAGGTGCAGAATTAGAGAATTTTTCTGGCGTAAATTTAGAGGCTGTATTACAAGAATTTTGGGCAAACTTAGTCATGTGTAATATATTGTCGCTTCATATGTGTGATGCACAAGGGCCTTGGAATCCAGATCAAATTGCTGAGTATCGTTTAAATTTTTCAGTTTTATTTGGTGTAATGAGGCAGAAACTCTATCAGGTACTTATTGGAAATTGTTCGCCAAAAAACTTTCAAGCCCTTTTTGATAGAGCAAGTATACGCGCTAAAGTTAAAATCCGACCAGGACAGCCGCGATAAGGTAGATAAGCCCAAACGCCATCATGTCTTTAGGAGAGTTTGCTAATGGAGGCTCTTAAGTTGACGCCATTGCCTGAACAGATACAACTTAAGCCTCTATAAAACCACTAATTTACTTATAAGCTTAAAGACTTCACTAGCTCTTTTACTGCATTCACAGATTTATCGAACATTTCTCGTTCACTATCATTCATTTTAACTTCTAGGATCTTTTCAATTCCGTTTTTTCCAATAATTACAGGAACACCAATAAACAAATCTTTTACACCATATTCACCATTAAGGTAAGCAGCACATGGTAATATACGCCTTTTATCTTTTAAATATGACTCTAACATGCATATAGCTGAAGATGCAGGAGCGTAGTATGCAGATCCAGACTTAAGCAGATCAACTATTTCTTTACCGCCATTGCGAGTGCGTTCAACTATTTCATCGACTTTTTTCTGCGTAATGAGACCCATATCGATAATTTGGGTAAGTGGAATGCCAGCAACAGAGGCACAGTGAATGAGTGGTACCATAGTGTCGCCATGTCCACCGAGCACAAAAGCAGACACATCTTTAACTGAAATATTTAGTTCACTTGCAAGAAAATAACGAAAACGGGCAGAATCAAGCACTCCTGCCATTCCAACAACCATATTAGCTGAAAGGTTTGAAAATTTATGCACCACTGAAACCATGGCATCCAGAGGGTTGGTAACCACTATTACAAACGCGTTTGGAGAATATTTTTTAATATTTTCGCCAACCTCCTTCATTACTTTAGCATTGGTTTGCAGGAGGTCATCCCTGCTCATTCCAGGTTTTCTAGCAATGCCTGCTGTTATGATGATTGCATCAGAGTCTTTTATGTCTTCATACTTATTTATACCAACTAAGTTAACATCAAACCCATCAATGGAAGATGATTCTGCTATGTCGAGTGCTTTACCTTGTGGTATTCCATCACTAATATCAAGTAAAACAACATTGCCGAGCTCCCTTAGTGCAATCATATGGGCAAGAGTTCCACCGATATTTCCTGCACCGATTAAAGATATTTTTTTTCTTTGTACTGTCATTATATACCTCTTGTATTCAATTTTAATTACCCTCTATGTCTTATAGTAAAACCTGCTGCTGTGTCTTCAAAAGCAATTTGGTTACTACTTTCGCTTGTAATCCAAGTGGCCCCACCATTGTCATCCCAGTGCGTGACACTGGGATCCACCTTATTTTCATCGTGGACATTGTTTTTGATATATGTTCCTAGTATCCGTTGCCCATTGTATAATTTGCAAATATGTCTATACTTGGATCCCAGTGTCACGCACTGGGATGACAGGAAAAAAAGCATGAGAATATATTTTTCAGGCATAGGCAAAATTCTTATCACTTTTTACCTTCCCAAGGCGATAGGCTGTCAAACATACGAAAATCTTGCGGTAAATCTATAGGATTATATACAACCTTTTTTGTCTCTATATCATATCTTACTTCCTCATAACCAGTGAGAGGGAAATCTTTTAACATTGGATGACCTTTGAATCCATAGTCTGTTAGAATCCTACGCAAATCAGGGTGATCAGAAAACTCTATTCCATACATATCAAACACTTCACGCTCAAACCACAAAGCCGTACTAAATATCTTCGCTACACTTGGAGGCATGTCGCTTTCACATAACTGAAGCTTTATGTGTACTCTAATATTATGCACAATGCTGAGCAGATTGTATATTAGCTCGAAACGCTTCTCTCTATTTGGATAGTCAACTCCAAAAATATCAACTAACAATTCAAACCTACACTTTTCATCATCACGTAGAAAGGATAGGTGCTTTTCAATTTCATCTAAAGTTGAATATATTATAATAATGCCATCATCTTTTTGAATGCACTCGCACTTGGTCTTTTTTTGTATATGCTTTGCAGTTTTATCCATGCTTTATATTCTGAGTTCGTTTTATTTTGTTTTGTAGGCATAGCATTCCATATAGCAACGCCTCAGCAGTTGGTGGACATCCAGGGACATACACGTCAACCGGCACAATTCTATCACAGCCTCGGACTACTGAATAAGAGTAATGGTAATAACCACCACCATTTGCACAACTTCCCATGGAAATAACATACTTCGGGTCTGCCATTTGATCATAAACCTTGCGCAATGCTGCTGCCATTTTATTAGTTAGTGTGCCAGCAACAATCATCACATCTGATTGACGTGGGCTTGCACGGAACATTATACCATATCTATCAAGATCATAACGGCTAGATGCGGTATGCATCATCTCAACTGCGCAACATGCAAGACCAAATGTCATTGGCCACAATGAGCCAGATCTTGCCCAATTCATTACATAATCTGTTAAATCACCAAATTTAGTGACAAGAAACCCTTCTTTTTTATAACGACCCCAGTCATCATTAGATAGAATTTGATTTGTCATAAACTACTCCCACTCTAATGCACCTTTACACCATTCATAGATAAAGCCTATAGTGAGTATTGCAAGGAATACCATCATAGACCAAAATCCACCATAGCTTATCTTAGATAAAGAAACAGCCCAAGGAAAAAGAAAAGCAATTTCTAAGTCAAATATTATAAATAATATTGAAACTAGGTAAAATTTAATGTCAAAATTTTTTCTTGCACTGGATAGTGGGTTGAAGCCACACTCATATGTGGAAAGTTTTTCACTATCTGGCTTACTCACTGCAAGAAACATAGGCAATATACCTAAAACAAAAGATACTATAATTGATACGCAGATAAAGATTACTATGGTTAAATATTCGCTCATTTAACAAAACATATAACACTATGAATTTACATGCTTTCCTAACTTTTTACCACCTAAAATATGCACGTGAAAATGTGATACAACCTGCTCTCCATTTTCACCGTAGTTAGTGACTAACCTATACCCTGTTTTTTCTAGATTATATTTATGTGCTATCTCTCTTACAGTTTTGAAAAAACTTATTATCTCCTCTTCAGAAGCTTTTAGAATAAAATCATCGTATGAAACATATTGATTTTTGGGTATGGCTAAAATGTGAACTGGTGCATCAGGGTACTTATCGCGAAAAGCTAGTACATTTTCATTTTCATGTACCTTCTCACAAGGTAACTCATCTCTTAATATTTGAGCAAAGATGTTATTGCTATCATAAACTTCATTGCTCATATTTTAAGAGCGACCTTTCCCTCTTCCTTCGTTTTTTTCTACATTAGGTGTAGATAGTGGTTTTATCGTTTCACCAGAAGCATCTTCAAGATTTAAAGAGCTTACAAGTTCCCTTGCTTTTACCATGTTCTGCCGTTCCTTCGAAAAGGTTTCTATTCCACTTACCCCTTTTCCAGCAGTAACTCCTGGTTGTAAGTGATACATATCCCCAGGAACAGTTAAACTATGATGTCTTTCCTCTATTTTAACTTCATTCATAATACTCCCCTTATAACTCATAACTTTACCTCCTATTCCTTATATTTTCAGAACCCTGCTCAACTTTATTCTGCCAATTTGCAGTTTCCTTTAATAACTCTCCTCTACTACTACCTGCAAGTGTTTCAGCAGCTTCCAATGCCTTACTAGCAGATAAAGCCAGAGTTTCTGAAGGCTGACCAACATCAGACTTCACAACTTCGTTTGATGGCTTCTTTTGATTATCATATTCCTTATACAATTTTTCTGCAATACCATTTAGCAATTTTAAGTCTGTGTGAACTTTAAATTCTCCGCCAGTAATTTTTGCTAGATTTTTAAGGTCTTCGTCAACTTTATTAGCAATTCCTTTAAGAACAAGCTCTTTTATTTCTTTCTCGCTCTTGCCTTTATTATCAGGATTAGTTTTAATAGTGTTAGCTATTTCCTCAACGTTAATTTCAATTACAATTTTGTTTTCTCCTCTAAAAATAGTTACATTCGATAAATCTTTTTTTATTGTATTTAATTGCTCTGGGCTCAAATAAGGTATATCTCCTGTCAAAGTCCTTGATGCTAAAAAACTTACCTTTCCTGTCCCTTTCTTTTGCTCTGTTATTTGTACGCCAAGATCCTCACTAGCTTGTGTGGTTTCTATGGGTGGGTCATATTCTTCAAGTGGGTTGCCAATAATAGAACGCCCGCCATTTTTTATGTCGTGCCGCATTTCATCCCAGGACTTAAACCAATTCTTTGGCCATATAGGGTATACTGCACCCTTGACTAGAACTTTTACACCTCTACCCAGAAAACTTCCTACTCCCGAAGCTGCATTACCAACTTTAGCTAGTATAGAAGTAGATTTTTCATTTTTTCCTGTGAACATATATACCTCCAAGGTACTTTCTACAACTAAATACATTTTAATTATAGACGAAAAAATTTAAACTTCTATATCCATTATAAGATAGAATTATAGGGATTGCAACCATTATTTGTACATTGTCTAAAACATGTAGTATTTTCGCTACTTTTATTGTTCAATTTATTATAAGGAATACTCTCTAAATTATGTTTAAATGGAGCACAAATAATATCATTGATGCAACTGGCGGAAGAGACGTAAATGGTTGTAATTGGATACATAGCTCAAATATTTCAACGGACACAAGAAGCATAAAAAAAGGTGATTTATTTATTGCACTCAAGGGAAGGAATTTTGATGGCCATAATTTTTTGCATGAAGCGTTTTTAAAAGGGGCTGTCGCTGCAATAGTAAGTGAGGGTAAATATAAAAATTTCCCTCTCATTATTGTACAAGATACCCTGAAAGCTTTGCACGATATGGCATCATACTACATTAGAAATGTTCTTATTGACGCTAAAGTTATTGCAGTTACAGGCAGTGTCGGAAAAACCACTACAAAGGATATGCTGCACACTGTTTTATCGCAATATGGAGTGTCCCATGCAAACGAAGGTAACTTAAATAATAATATAGGATTGCCTTTGACAATTCTAAAAGCTCCAAAAAACTGCCAGTACTTAATTCTTGAAATGGGAATGAATAAAGCTGGTGAAATAAAAAAATTATCAAAGATTAGTAATCCGAATATTGCAGTTATTACCAACATCGAACCTGCACATACTGAAAATTTTTCATCACTATTTGACGTTGCACAAGCGAAGTTAGAAATTCTGTATGGTATGAAAAATAACGGTACTTTGGTTTTAAGCAGAGATAATAAGTATTATGATTATCTCTCATCACGCGCCAATAGAAATGTAATAAGCTTCGGTAAAGATAAAAATGCTGAAGTTTGTTTACTAAACTTAATAAGAAACGATGAATCTTCTGTCATTTCAGCACTATCTTCTGTCGTTCCAACACCCTCCTCTGTCATCCCAGTGCTTGACTACTTGGATCCAGAAAATTTAATTGCAAATGAGCATATCAGACGGTTGTATAATAAAGACTGGATTCCAGCGTCACGCGCTGGAATGACATCAAACCGAGTTGCTAATAGATTAAGTTTAAAAATCAGGCTGAGTGATAATCAAACTATAAACTGTAATTTACGTGTACAAGGTGAGCATTTTGCATACTCTGCATTAGCTGTTGCAGCGGTTGTGCAAAGCCTCGGACTTGATTTATCAAAATTACCACTTGCACTTAAGAATTTTAGTGTAGCGAAAGGTAGAGGCAATATTCATAAGGTCAAATATAATAGAAAATATATACATTTAATTGATGACTCCTATAACGCCAGCCCTGCTTCGATGAAAACTGCAATAAAAACTTTGAGTACATATTCTAATCAGAGAAAAGTAGCTTTGCTTGGTGATATGTTGGAACTTGGTGATGAAAGCATAGAGTTTCATACAGATTTGGTTAAGATTATCACAGGAAATAATATAGATAAAGTTTATACAGTTGGTAAATTTATGTTAGAATTGCATGAGCTTTTGCCAGATAATATGAGAGGCGCACATTTTAATGATTCTAATCAATTGAAAAGTAATTTAGCTGACATTATTCAGAATAATGACGCAATTCTAGTTAAAGGCTCACGAGGAATGAAAATGGACCTTATTGTACAAGAATTCATAATAGAGTATTAAGTAAAATCATTGTATTAATTTACAGCAACAAATTATTGGGAACTTTAATTGTGACAAAACGTGTAATTATTTTTGGTGGAACGGGGTTTATAGGGAAACACATCGTAAGACGCTTGGCAGCAGAAGGATATTTAATAAAGATATTCACTCGTAATCAGGAAAAAGCTGCTTGTTTAAAATTGTGTGGCAATTTGGGACAAATATCAATATTTAAAGGCGATTTTTTTGATGAAAAATCAGTTCTGGAGGGTATGGAAGAATGTGATGTAGCCATAAACTTAGTGGGAATATTATATGAAGCAAAAAAGCACGATTTTTACGCTGTTCACGTTAAAATAGCTGAAAGGATAGCAAAAGCTGCAAAAATGAAAAATGTACCTATGATGATACATTTTTCTGCTATGGGAATAGAAAATAGCAAGTTGTCAAAATATGCTCAAAGTAAATTGGAAGGTGAAAAAGCTGTAACTTCAGCATTTCAAGAAGCAATAATAATTAGGCCAAGCCTTGTATTTGGTAAGGAAGATAACTTCTTTAATAAATTTGCAAGATTAGCAACTATTCTTCCTTTCTTACCACTAATTGGCAATGGAACGACTAAATTTCAGCCCATATGTGTAACAGACTTAGCTGAAGTGGTATATCGTATTATCAGTTTTAATAAGCAAGACAAGAAAATTTATAACATGGGCGGACCAAAGGTTTACTCTTTCAAAAGCTTATTGAAGTTTATTCTGAATGTTACTAACAGAAAGTGCTTGTTGATCAATGTATCTTTTCCAATGGCAAAGTTAATAGCTTTCTTTTTAGAAAATAAAATTATTTCTATGCTGCTAAAACCAATAACCGGAGATACGAACCCTGTGCTTACTCAAGATCAGGTGAAAGTTATGATGAATAGTTCAATCGAAAGGTCAGCTGACCTTGAAACAATGAAGGTTCGACCATTAGCAATTGAAAATGTGGTACCAGAGTACTTAAAGATTTATAGAAAGTATTGATAAAAGAGTGTGCCCGGTGGGATTCGAACCTACGACCCACAGCTTAGAAGGCTGTTGCTCTATCCAGCTGAGCTACGGGCACACAACATATATAAAATGCTTCTTAGTACAAGTGAAGTCAAGTATTTCGTGTGAATATGATGTTTATCTTGCAACACCTTGTCATTAGACTTCTTTCAAAATTCATGTATGGAGCTCAAAATTGTGAATTGCAGCAATCAAATTAAACCTTAAACCAAAACGTTTTCGTCGGTTTCTATACCTGTCCGAGATGATTTTAAACCTTTTCAATAAGCCAATTACGTTTTCAACAATTGCCCTTTGGCTCATAAGTGCCCTGTTCTCTTTTTTTTGTTCTTTGCTTAACGGATTCTTTTTCATTTTCCTGTGCGGTAATACAACATTTTTGTGTATCTTCTGCATTCCCCTGTAGCCGGCATCAGCTAAGATTTTGGTGTCCGGTAATATTGCTACCTTTGATTCTCTAAACATCCGAAAATCGTGTTTTCTACCATTCGAGAAAGATGTGCATATGACTTTTTTACTCTTCTTCTCTG
This window contains:
- a CDS encoding HIT domain-containing protein, translating into MSNEVYDSNNIFAQILRDELPCEKVHENENVLAFRDKYPDAPVHILAIPKNQYVSYDDFILKASEEEIISFFKTVREIAHKYNLEKTGYRLVTNYGENGEQVVSHFHVHILGGKKLGKHVNS
- a CDS encoding complex I NDUFA9 subunit family protein is translated as MTKRVIIFGGTGFIGKHIVRRLAAEGYLIKIFTRNQEKAACLKLCGNLGQISIFKGDFFDEKSVLEGMEECDVAINLVGILYEAKKHDFYAVHVKIAERIAKAAKMKNVPMMIHFSAMGIENSKLSKYAQSKLEGEKAVTSAFQEAIIIRPSLVFGKEDNFFNKFARLATILPFLPLIGNGTTKFQPICVTDLAEVVYRIISFNKQDKKIYNMGGPKVYSFKSLLKFILNVTNRKCLLINVSFPMAKLIAFFLENKIISMLLKPITGDTNPVLTQDQVKVMMNSSIERSADLETMKVRPLAIENVVPEYLKIYRKY
- a CDS encoding UDP-N-acetylmuramoyl-tripeptide--D-alanyl-D-alanine ligase; translation: MFKWSTNNIIDATGGRDVNGCNWIHSSNISTDTRSIKKGDLFIALKGRNFDGHNFLHEAFLKGAVAAIVSEGKYKNFPLIIVQDTLKALHDMASYYIRNVLIDAKVIAVTGSVGKTTTKDMLHTVLSQYGVSHANEGNLNNNIGLPLTILKAPKNCQYLILEMGMNKAGEIKKLSKISNPNIAVITNIEPAHTENFSSLFDVAQAKLEILYGMKNNGTLVLSRDNKYYDYLSSRANRNVISFGKDKNAEVCLLNLIRNDESSVISALSSVVPTPSSVIPVLDYLDPENLIANEHIRRLYNKDWIPASRAGMTSNRVANRLSLKIRLSDNQTINCNLRVQGEHFAYSALAVAAVVQSLGLDLSKLPLALKNFSVAKGRGNIHKVKYNRKYIHLIDDSYNASPASMKTAIKTLSTYSNQRKVALLGDMLELGDESIEFHTDLVKIITGNNIDKVYTVGKFMLELHELLPDNMRGAHFNDSNQLKSNLADIIQNNDAILVKGSRGMKMDLIVQEFIIEY
- the mdh gene encoding malate dehydrogenase, with translation MTVQRKKISLIGAGNIGGTLAHMIALRELGNVVLLDISDGIPQGKALDIAESSSIDGFDVNLVGINKYEDIKDSDAIIITAGIARKPGMSRDDLLQTNAKVMKEVGENIKKYSPNAFVIVVTNPLDAMVSVVHKFSNLSANMVVGMAGVLDSARFRYFLASELNISVKDVSAFVLGGHGDTMVPLIHCASVAGIPLTQIIDMGLITQKKVDEIVERTRNGGKEIVDLLKSGSAYYAPASSAICMLESYLKDKRRILPCAAYLNGEYGVKDLFIGVPVIIGKNGIEKILEVKMNDSEREMFDKSVNAVKELVKSLSL
- a CDS encoding NuoB/complex I 20 kDa subunit family protein gives rise to the protein MTNQILSNDDWGRYKKEGFLVTKFGDLTDYVMNWARSGSLWPMTFGLACCAVEMMHTASSRYDLDRYGIMFRASPRQSDVMIVAGTLTNKMAAALRKVYDQMADPKYVISMGSCANGGGYYHYSYSVVRGCDRIVPVDVYVPGCPPTAEALLYGMLCLQNKIKRTQNIKHG
- a CDS encoding NADH-quinone oxidoreductase subunit A → MSEYLTIVIFICVSIIVSFVLGILPMFLAVSKPDSEKLSTYECGFNPLSSARKNFDIKFYLVSILFIIFDLEIAFLFPWAVSLSKISYGGFWSMMVFLAILTIGFIYEWCKGALEWE
- a CDS encoding NADH-quinone oxidoreductase subunit C — encoded protein: MDKTAKHIQKKTKCECIQKDDGIIIIYSTLDEIEKHLSFLRDDEKCRFELLVDIFGVDYPNREKRFELIYNLLSIVHNIRVHIKLQLCESDMPPSVAKIFSTALWFEREVFDMYGIEFSDHPDLRRILTDYGFKGHPMLKDFPLTGYEEVRYDIETKKVVYNPIDLPQDFRMFDSLSPWEGKK